A window of the Emys orbicularis isolate rEmyOrb1 chromosome 1, rEmyOrb1.hap1, whole genome shotgun sequence genome harbors these coding sequences:
- the LOC135895135 gene encoding olfactory receptor 51E1-like has translation MSASNNSSSSASTFTLIGIPGLEAANFWLAFLLCSLYLFAVLGNGTIIYIIKAEQSLHEPMYLFLCMLAAIDVLISTSTMPRMMDLLWFNSTTIGFDACLLQMFCIHSLSAMESTILLAMAFDRYVAICCPLRHAAILTSPRIAKIGLASVIRGATVMAPLPIFIKRLPFCRSRVLSHSYCLHQDVMKLACADIKVNIIYGLIVIISVIGLDSLLISLSYVFILRAALSLSQEARLKALGTCTSHVCAVFLFYVPFIGLSMVHRFGKIHGSNIHVVMANVHLLVPPVLNPIVYGVKTKQIRQRITRLFQRTTH, from the coding sequence ATGTCAGCTTCCAACAACAGCAGCTCCAGCGCTTCCACCTTCACCTTGATTGGAATCCCAGGGCTGGAGGCAGCGAATTTCTGGCTGGCTTTCCTTCTGTGCTCGTTGTACCTCTTCGCCGTGCTCGGGAACGGCACCATTATTTATATCATCAAAGCCGAGcaaagcctccatgagcccatgtacctTTTCCTCTGCATGCTTGCAGCCATCGACGTGCTGATCTCCACATCCACCATGCCCAGAATGATGGACCTCCTCTGGTTCAACTCCACCACCATTGGGTTCGATGCCTGCCTGCTCCAGATGTTCTGCATCCACTCTCTGTCGGCTATGGAGTCCACCATCTTGctggccatggcttttgatcgctatgtGGCCATATGCTGTCCCCTGCGGCATGCAGCCATCCTCACCAGCCCCAGAATAGCCAAGATAGGGCTGGCATCCGTAATCAGAGGAGCTACCGTGATGGCCCCCTTGCCCATTTTTATTAAAAGGCTGCCCTTCTGCAGGTCCAGagtcctctcccattcctactgctTGCACCAGGACGTGATGAAGCTGGCCTGTGCCGATATAAAGGTCAATATCATCTATGGTTTGATTGTTATCATCTCTGTCATTGGGTTGGACTCCCTGCTGATCTCCCTGTCATACGTCTTCATTCTCAGAGCCGCCTTGAGTCTGAGCCAAGAGGCCCGGCTCAAAGCGCTGGGCACCTGCACCTCCCACGTCTGTGCCGTCTTCCTGTTCTACGTGCCATTCATTGGCCTGTCCATGGTGCACAGGTTTGGGAAGATACATGGTTCCAACATCCATGTCGTAATGGCCAACGTCCACTTGCTGGTGCCCCCAGTACTCAACCCAATAGTGTATGGGGTGAAAACCAAGCAAATCCGTCAAAGGATCACAAGGCTGTTCCAAAGAACTACACACTGA
- the LOC135886553 gene encoding olfactory receptor 52K1-like: MPQQHKWSGSNGTGSDPSVFFLMGIPGLESLHLWISIPFCSMFTLILLGNYTLLYVIKTEPSLHKPMFYFLAMLAVVDLLLSVTTMPKILSIFWFNSREISFNACLVQMFFLHSFSIMQSAVLLAMAFDRYVAICNPLRYATILTNSVIAKIGLAALARAVLLMLPLPFLLRRLPFCQSHVISHCYCEHMAVVKLACANTRFSNVYGIIVTLFIMGLDLIFIFLSYVKILRAVLRLASKDEQLKALGTCGSHLCAILVVYTPVVLTSTIHRFGCHVAPHVHILLANLYLLFPPMMNPIVYGVKTKQIRDRVLLLFRGKSF; the protein is encoded by the coding sequence ATGCCACAACAACACAAATGGTCAGGTTCCAATGGCACAGGCTCTGATCCATCAGTGTTCTTCCTGATGGGCATCCCGGGGCTGGAATCTCTGCAcctctggatctccatccccttctgctcaATGTTCACCCTGATCCTTCTAGGAAACTACACCCTCTTGTATGTTATCAAGACAGAGCCCTCCCTACACAAGCCCATGTTTTATTTCCTCGCCATGCTGGCCGTCGTTGATCTGCTTTTATCCGTAACCACCATGCCGAAAatactgagcatcttctggtttaaTTCCAGGGAGATCAGCTTTAACGCCTGCCTGGTTCAGATGTTTTTCCTTCACTCGTTCTCCATCATGCAGTCTGCTGTGCTGCTGGCCATGGCCTTTGACAGGTACGTGGCCATCTGCAACCCCCTGAGGTACGCCACCATCCTGACCAATTCAGTGATAGCAAAGATCGGGCTGGCAGCTTTGGCCCGGGCTGTTCTGCTaatgctccctctgcccttcctcctCAGGAGGCTGCCCTTCTGCCAGTCCCACGTCATCTCCCATTGCTACTGTGAGCACATGGCCGTTgtgaagctggcctgtgccaacACCAGGTTTAGTAACGTCTATGGGATCATCGTAACTCTCTTCATCATGGGGCTGGATCTGATATTCATCTTCCTATCGTATGTCAAGATCCTAAGGGCTGTCTTAAGACTGGCATCGAAGGATGAGCAGCTCAAGGCTTTGGGCACCTGTGGCTCCCACCTTTGCGCCATCTTAGTAGTCTACACACCAGTGGTCCTCACCTCAACAATACACAGGTTTGGGTGCCATGTTGCCCCACATGTACACATCCTGCTGGCCAATCTCTACCTCCTCTTTCCTCCCATGATGAACCCCATTGTGTACGGTGTGAAAACCAAACAGATTCGTGACCGGGTGCTTCTCCTGTTCCGAGGGAAGAGCTTCTAG
- the LOC135895158 gene encoding olfactory receptor 51E1-like, producing the protein MSASNNSSSSASTFTLIGIPGLEAANFWLAFLLCLLYLLAVLGNGTIIYIIKAEQSLHEPMYLFLCMLAAIDVLLSTSTMPRMMDLLWFNSTTIGFDACLLQMFCIHSLSGMESTILLAMAFDRYMAICYPLRHAAILTSPRIAKIGLAAVIRGATVMAPLPIFIKRLPFCRSRVLSHSYCLHQDVMNLACADIKVNIIYGLIVITSVIGLDSLLISLSYVFILRAALSLSQEARLKALGTCTSHVCAVFLFYVPYIGLAMVHRFGNIHGSNIHVIMANVYLLVPPVLNPIVYGVKTKQIRQRITRLFQRTTH; encoded by the coding sequence ATGTCAGCTTCCAACAACAGCAGCTCCAGCGCTTCCACCTTCACCTTGATTGGAATCCCAGGGCTGGAGGCAGCGAATTTCTGGCTGGCTTTCCTTCTGTGCTTGTTGTACCTCTTGGCCGTGCTCGGGAACGGCACCATTATTTATATCATCAAAGCCGAGcaaagcctccatgagcccatgtacctTTTCCTCTGCATGCTTGCAGCCATCGACGTGCTGCTCTCCACATCCACCATGCCCAGAATGATGGACCTCCTCTGGTTCAACTCCACCACCATTGGGTTCGATGCCTGCCTGCTCCAGATGTTCTGCATCCACTCTCTGTCAGGCATGGAGTCCACCATCTTGctggccatggcttttgatcgctacaTGGCCATATGCTATCCCCTGCGGCATGCAGCCATCCTCACCAGCCCCAGAATAGCCAAGATAGGGCTGGCAGCGGTAATCAGAGGAGCTACCGTGATGGCCCCCTTGCCCATTTTTATTAAAAGGCTGCCCTTCTGCAGGTCCAGagtcctctcccattcctactgctTGCACCAGGACGTGATGAATCTGGCCTGTGCCGATATAAAGGTCAATATCATCTACGGTTTGATTGTTATTACCTCTGTCATTGGGTTGGACTCCCTGCTGATCTCCCTGTCGTACGTCTTCATTCTCAGAGCCGCCTTGAGTCTGAGCCAAGAGGCCCGGCTCAAAGCGCTGGGCACCTGCACCTCCCACGTCTGTGCCGTCTTCCTGTTCTACGTGCCATACATTGGCCTGGCCATGGTACACAGGTTTGGGAATATACACGGTTCCAACATCCATGTCATAATGGCCAACGTCTACTTGCTGGTGCCCCCGGTACTCAACCCAATAGTGTATGGGGTGAAAACAAAGCAAATCCGTCAAAGGATCACAAGGCTGTTCCAAAGAACTACACACTGA